One Pseudomonas sp. FP1742 genomic window carries:
- the phaC gene encoding class II poly(R)-hydroxyalkanoic acid synthase has protein sequence MSNKQNDDLKFQASENTLGLNPVVGLRRKDLLGSARMVLTQAIRQPIHSARHVAHFGIELKNVLFGKSELQPQSDDRRFLDPAWSQNPLYKRYLQTYLAWRKELHTWIDKSNLSPKDVARGHFVINLMTEAMAPTNTAANPAAVKRFFETGGKSLLDGLSHLAKDLIHNGGMPSQVNMGAFEVGKSLGVTEGAVVFRNDVLELIQYKPITEQVHERPLLVVPPQINKFYVFDLSPDKSLARFCLRNNVQTFIVSWRNPTKEQREWGLSTYIEALKEAVDVVTAITGSKDVNMLGACSGGITCTALLGHYAAIGEKKVNALTLLVSVLDTTLDSDVALFVDEQTLEAAKRHSYQAGVLEGRDMAKVFAWMRPNDLIWNYWVNNYLLGNEPPVFDILFWNNDTTRLPAAFHGDLIEMFKNNPLIRPNALEVCGTPIDLKKVDADIFSLAGTNDHITPWKSCYKSAQLFGGKVEFVLSSSGHIQSILNPPGNPKARYMTSTDMPVKAEEWMENSTKHTDSWWLHWQAWQAERSGKLKKSPANLGNKAYPAGEASPGTYVHER, from the coding sequence ATGAGTAACAAGCAAAACGATGACCTGAAATTCCAGGCTTCAGAAAATACCTTGGGACTGAATCCTGTTGTGGGTCTGCGTAGAAAGGATCTACTGGGCTCTGCCCGAATGGTGCTGACCCAGGCCATCAGGCAACCCATCCACAGTGCCAGGCACGTCGCCCATTTCGGCATCGAACTCAAGAACGTGCTGTTCGGAAAATCCGAGCTTCAACCGCAAAGCGACGACCGCCGTTTCCTCGACCCGGCCTGGAGCCAAAACCCTCTCTACAAACGTTATTTGCAAACTTATCTGGCGTGGCGCAAGGAGCTCCACACCTGGATCGATAAGAGCAATCTCTCGCCCAAGGACGTCGCTCGCGGGCATTTCGTGATCAACCTCATGACCGAAGCCATGGCCCCGACCAACACGGCGGCCAACCCGGCGGCGGTCAAGCGCTTCTTTGAAACCGGCGGCAAAAGCCTGCTCGACGGCCTCTCCCACCTGGCCAAGGATCTGATCCACAACGGCGGCATGCCGAGTCAGGTCAACATGGGCGCGTTCGAAGTCGGCAAGAGCCTGGGCGTGACCGAAGGCGCCGTGGTCTTTCGCAACGACGTGCTGGAGCTGATCCAGTACAAGCCGATTACCGAGCAAGTGCATGAGCGCCCACTGCTGGTGGTGCCGCCGCAGATCAACAAGTTCTACGTTTTCGACCTGAGCCCGGACAAGAGCCTGGCGCGCTTCTGCCTGCGCAACAATGTGCAGACCTTCATCGTCAGCTGGCGCAACCCGACCAAGGAGCAGCGCGAGTGGGGCCTGTCGACCTACATCGAGGCGCTCAAGGAAGCGGTCGATGTCGTCACCGCGATCACCGGCAGCAAAGACGTGAACATGCTCGGTGCCTGCTCCGGCGGCATCACCTGCACTGCCCTGCTGGGTCATTACGCAGCGATCGGCGAAAAGAAAGTCAACGCGCTCACACTGCTGGTCAGCGTGCTCGACACCACCCTCGACAGCGACGTGGCCCTGTTCGTCGACGAGCAGACCCTCGAAGCCGCCAAGCGCCACTCCTATCAGGCCGGTGTGCTGGAAGGTCGCGACATGGCGAAAGTCTTCGCCTGGATGCGCCCCAACGACTTGATCTGGAACTACTGGGTCAACAACTACCTGTTGGGCAACGAGCCACCGGTTTTCGACATTCTGTTCTGGAACAACGACACCACTCGCCTGCCGGCAGCGTTCCACGGCGACCTGATCGAGATGTTCAAAAACAACCCATTGATCCGCCCCAACGCACTGGAAGTGTGCGGCACGCCGATCGACCTCAAAAAGGTCGACGCCGACATCTTTTCCCTGGCTGGCACCAACGATCACATCACTCCGTGGAAGTCCTGCTACAAGTCGGCACAGTTGTTCGGCGGCAAGGTCGAGTTCGTGCTGTCCAGCAGCGGTCATATCCAGAGCATTCTGAACCCGCCGGGCAATCCGAAAGCGCGCTACATGACCAGCACCGACATGCCGGTCAAAGCCGAGGAGTGGATGGAAAACTCCACCAAACACACCGACTCCTGGTGGCTGCATTGGCAGGCATGGCAGGCAGAACGCTCGGGCAAACTGAAAAAGTCCCCCGCCAACCTTGGCAACAAGGCCTATCCCGCGGGTGAAGCGTCGCCAGGCACGTATGTGCACGAACGTTGA
- a CDS encoding gamma-butyrobetaine hydroxylase-like domain-containing protein, which produces MTQLPTDIKLHKASKTLTLKYASGEEYHLSAEFLRVHSPSAEVQGHGKPILQFGKIGVGLSKVEPAGQYALKLTFDDGHDSGLFTWEYLYQLAVRQEDLWNDYLAELKAAGKTRDPNESVVKLML; this is translated from the coding sequence ATGACCCAACTCCCCACCGACATCAAACTGCACAAAGCCTCGAAAACCCTGACGCTCAAATACGCGTCCGGCGAGGAGTATCACCTGAGCGCCGAATTCCTTCGCGTGCACTCTCCTTCCGCCGAGGTCCAGGGCCACGGCAAACCTATCCTGCAATTTGGCAAGATCGGCGTAGGCCTGAGCAAGGTCGAACCGGCCGGTCAGTACGCACTGAAATTGACCTTCGACGACGGCCACGACAGCGGACTGTTCACCTGGGAATATCTGTACCAGTTGGCGGTGCGCCAAGAGGATCTGTGGAACGATTATCTTGCGGAACTCAAAGCGGCTGGAAAGACCCGAGATCCGAACGAGTCGGTCGTCAAGCTGATGCTCTAG
- the hslU gene encoding ATP-dependent protease ATPase subunit HslU, which produces MPMTPREIVHELNRHIIGQDDAKRAVAIALRNRWRRMQLPEELRVEVTPKNILMIGPTGVGKTEIARRLAKLANAPFIKVEATKFTEVGYVGRDVESIIRDLADAAIKLLREQEMTKVRHRAEDAAEERILDALLPPARMGFNNEDAAPAQDSNTRQLFRKRLREGQLDDKEIEIEVAEITGVDISAPPGMEEMTNQLQSLFANMGKGKRKNRKLKVKEALKLVRDEEAGRLVNEEELKAKALEAVEQHGIVFIDEIDKVAKRGNTGGVDVSREGVQRDLLPLIEGCTVNTKLGMVKTDHILFIASGAFHLSKPSDLVPELQGRLPIRVELKALSPEDFERILSEPHASLTEQYCALLKTEGLLIEFQPDGIKRIAEIAWQVNEKTENIGARRLHTLLERLLEEVSFSAGDLASTHEEKPILIDADYVNSHLGELAQNEDLSRYIL; this is translated from the coding sequence ATGCCCATGACCCCCCGTGAAATCGTCCACGAACTCAATCGCCATATCATCGGCCAGGACGATGCCAAACGCGCCGTCGCCATTGCCTTGCGCAACCGCTGGCGCCGGATGCAGCTGCCCGAAGAGCTGCGTGTCGAAGTCACCCCCAAGAACATCCTGATGATCGGCCCGACCGGTGTCGGTAAAACCGAGATCGCCCGTCGCCTGGCCAAACTCGCCAACGCACCGTTCATCAAAGTCGAAGCAACCAAGTTCACCGAAGTCGGCTACGTCGGCCGCGACGTCGAGTCGATCATTCGCGATCTGGCTGATGCCGCGATCAAACTGCTGCGCGAACAGGAAATGACCAAGGTTCGCCACCGCGCTGAAGACGCCGCCGAAGAACGCATCCTCGACGCGCTGCTGCCACCGGCACGCATGGGTTTCAACAACGAAGACGCCGCCCCGGCCCAGGACTCCAACACCCGTCAGCTGTTCCGCAAACGCCTGCGTGAAGGTCAGCTGGATGACAAGGAGATCGAAATCGAAGTGGCCGAAATCACCGGCGTCGATATCTCCGCCCCACCGGGCATGGAAGAAATGACCAACCAGCTGCAAAGCCTGTTTGCCAACATGGGCAAGGGCAAACGCAAGAACCGCAAGCTCAAGGTCAAGGAAGCACTGAAACTGGTTCGCGACGAAGAAGCCGGTCGCCTGGTCAACGAAGAAGAATTGAAGGCCAAGGCCCTGGAAGCCGTCGAGCAGCACGGCATCGTGTTCATCGATGAAATCGACAAGGTCGCCAAACGCGGCAATACCGGTGGCGTCGACGTGTCCCGTGAAGGCGTACAACGCGACTTGCTGCCGCTGATCGAAGGCTGCACCGTCAACACCAAGCTGGGCATGGTCAAGACCGACCACATCCTGTTCATCGCCTCCGGTGCGTTCCACCTGAGCAAGCCGAGCGATCTGGTGCCGGAACTGCAAGGCCGCCTGCCGATTCGCGTCGAACTCAAGGCCCTGAGCCCGGAAGATTTCGAACGCATCCTCAGCGAGCCGCACGCATCGCTCACCGAGCAGTATTGCGCGCTGCTGAAAACCGAAGGCCTTCTCATCGAATTCCAGCCCGATGGCATCAAGCGCATTGCCGAGATCGCCTGGCAGGTCAATGAGAAGACCGAGAACATCGGTGCCCGTCGCCTGCACACCCTGCTCGAGCGCCTGCTCGAAGAGGTGTCGTTCAGCGCCGGCGATCTGGCCAGCACCCACGAGGAAAAGCCAATCCTGATCGATGCCGATTACGTCAACAGCCACTTGGGCGAATTGGCGCAGAACGAAGACCTGTCCCGTTATATCCTGTAA
- the hslV gene encoding ATP-dependent protease subunit HslV, producing the protein MTTIVSVRRHGKVVMGGDGQVSLGNTVMKGNAKKVRRLYHGQVIAGFAGATADAFTLFERFEGQLEKHQGHLVRAAVELAKEWRTDRSLSRLEAMLAVANKDASLIITGNGDVVEPEEGLIAMGSGGGYAQAAASALLKKTDLSAREIVETALGIAGDICVFTNHNITIEEQDLAE; encoded by the coding sequence TTGACCACCATCGTTTCAGTTCGCCGCCACGGCAAAGTCGTCATGGGCGGCGACGGCCAGGTTTCGCTCGGTAATACCGTGATGAAAGGCAATGCGAAAAAAGTTCGCCGCCTTTACCACGGCCAGGTTATCGCCGGTTTTGCCGGGGCCACTGCTGACGCCTTTACCCTCTTCGAACGTTTTGAAGGTCAGCTAGAGAAGCATCAAGGCCACCTGGTTCGCGCCGCCGTCGAACTCGCCAAAGAATGGCGCACCGACCGCTCCTTGAGCCGCCTCGAAGCCATGCTTGCGGTCGCCAACAAAGATGCCTCCCTGATCATCACCGGCAATGGTGACGTGGTTGAGCCCGAAGAAGGCCTGATCGCCATGGGTTCCGGCGGTGGCTACGCCCAGGCGGCGGCCAGCGCGCTGTTGAAAAAGACTGACCTGTCGGCCCGGGAAATCGTCGAAACCGCTTTGGGCATCGCTGGCGACATCTGCGTGTTCACCAACCACAACATCACCATCGAGGAGCAGGATCTCGCTGAGTAA
- a CDS encoding SPOR domain-containing protein, whose amino-acid sequence MAAKKKPAPKRGASRYQAPAKQPIPGWLWMAIGLTVGAFIVFLMKLEPGKGSDSVKREKVEQQKATKIAEANKTPPSPTQPVKPKYDFYTLLPESEVIVPPDAVPEKTLPTPQVPAIPTTPVTPAEAAKIDTARAQAALAGITPPPAPPVAKAAPVTKFFLQAGSFRKEADADKVRAQIILLGQAVAVESGTVKDETWYRVLVGPFSNREQLTTAQKQLAGSGFSNLLLQQRQSR is encoded by the coding sequence TTGGCTGCCAAGAAAAAACCTGCACCCAAGCGTGGCGCCAGCCGTTACCAAGCTCCTGCAAAGCAACCGATCCCGGGCTGGCTGTGGATGGCCATCGGCCTGACGGTCGGCGCGTTCATTGTGTTCCTGATGAAGCTGGAGCCGGGCAAGGGCAGTGACAGCGTCAAGCGCGAGAAGGTCGAGCAGCAGAAAGCCACCAAGATCGCCGAGGCCAACAAGACCCCGCCGAGCCCGACGCAACCGGTGAAGCCGAAGTACGACTTCTACACCTTGCTGCCGGAATCGGAAGTGATCGTGCCGCCGGACGCGGTGCCGGAGAAGACCCTGCCGACGCCACAGGTACCGGCCATTCCGACCACACCGGTCACACCGGCGGAAGCGGCGAAGATCGACACCGCCCGGGCGCAAGCGGCATTGGCCGGCATCACCCCGCCGCCAGCACCACCGGTGGCAAAAGCGGCGCCGGTGACCAAGTTCTTCCTGCAGGCGGGATCGTTTCGCAAGGAAGCCGATGCCGACAAGGTTCGGGCGCAGATCATCCTGCTGGGGCAGGCCGTTGCGGTTGAGTCCGGGACGGTGAAGGACGAAACCTGGTACCGGGTGCTGGTCGGGCCGTTCAGCAACCGCGAACAGTTGACCACCGCCCAGAAACAATTGGCGGGCAGCGGCTTCAGCAACCTGCTGTTACAACAACGCCAGAGCCGCTGA
- the argS gene encoding arginine--tRNA ligase encodes MKDTIRQLIQQAITQLVNEGVLPEGLSPAIQVENSRDKTHGDFASNIAMMLAKPAGMKPRDLAEKIIAALPADENVSKAEIAGPGFLNFFQNTQALATRLDAALADDHIGVRKAGPVQRTVVDLSAPNLAKEMHVGHLRSTIIGDGVARVLEFLGDTVIRQNHVGDWGTQFGMLMAYLQENPITSDELSDLENFYRAAKQRFDESAEFADRARGLVVKLQAGDPDCLALWTKFKDISLSHCQKIYELLNVKLTMADVMGESAYNDDLINVVNDLKAKGMLVESNGAQCVFLDEFKNADGDPLPVIIVKADGGYLYATTDLAAVRYRSGVLKADRALYFVDQRQALHFQQVFQVARLAGFVTHPMEMEHMGFGTMNGADGRPFKTRDGGTVKLIDLLTEAQERAYTLVKEKNPELAEDELRNIAKVVGIGAVKYADLSKHRTSDYSFNFDLMLNFEGNTAPYLLYAYTRVAGVFRKLGKDFSEVEGQIVLEAPHEHELAAKLAQFGEILNNVADKGTPHILCTYLYDVAGLFSSFYENCPILGADTPAQMQSRLRLAALTGRTLKQGLELLGLETLERM; translated from the coding sequence ATGAAAGACACCATTCGCCAGCTGATCCAACAAGCCATCACCCAACTCGTCAACGAAGGTGTGTTGCCTGAAGGCCTGTCGCCGGCGATCCAGGTGGAAAACTCCCGTGACAAGACTCACGGCGACTTCGCCAGCAACATCGCGATGATGCTGGCGAAACCGGCCGGTATGAAACCCCGTGACCTGGCCGAGAAAATCATCGCCGCGCTGCCGGCTGACGAGAACGTCTCCAAAGCCGAAATCGCCGGCCCTGGCTTCCTGAACTTCTTCCAGAACACCCAAGCCCTGGCGACCCGTCTGGACGCGGCCCTGGCCGACGACCACATCGGCGTGCGCAAGGCCGGCCCGGTGCAGCGCACCGTAGTCGACCTGTCGGCACCGAACCTGGCCAAGGAGATGCACGTCGGCCACTTGCGCTCGACCATCATCGGCGACGGCGTGGCGCGGGTTCTGGAATTCCTCGGCGACACCGTGATCCGTCAGAACCACGTCGGCGACTGGGGCACCCAGTTCGGCATGCTGATGGCTTATCTGCAGGAAAACCCGATCACCAGCGACGAGCTGTCGGACCTGGAAAACTTCTACCGCGCCGCCAAGCAGCGCTTCGACGAATCCGCAGAGTTCGCCGACCGCGCCCGTGGCCTGGTGGTCAAGCTGCAAGCCGGCGACCCGGACTGCCTGGCGCTGTGGACCAAGTTCAAGGACATCTCGCTGTCCCACTGCCAGAAAATCTACGAACTGCTGAACGTCAAACTGACCATGGCCGACGTAATGGGCGAAAGCGCCTACAACGACGACCTGATCAACGTGGTCAACGACCTCAAGGCCAAGGGCATGCTGGTCGAGAGCAACGGCGCTCAATGCGTGTTCCTCGACGAATTCAAGAACGCCGATGGCGATCCGCTGCCGGTGATCATCGTCAAGGCCGACGGCGGCTACCTCTACGCCACCACCGACCTGGCGGCCGTACGCTACCGCAGCGGCGTGCTGAAGGCCGATCGCGCGCTGTATTTCGTTGACCAGCGCCAGGCGCTGCACTTCCAGCAAGTGTTCCAGGTCGCGCGCCTGGCCGGCTTCGTGACCCATCCGATGGAAATGGAACACATGGGCTTCGGCACCATGAACGGCGCCGACGGCCGTCCGTTCAAGACCCGTGACGGCGGCACCGTGAAGCTGATCGACCTGCTGACCGAAGCCCAGGAACGCGCCTACACGCTGGTGAAGGAGAAGAACCCGGAGTTGGCCGAAGACGAGTTGCGCAACATCGCCAAGGTCGTTGGCATTGGCGCGGTGAAGTACGCCGACCTGTCCAAGCACCGCACCAGCGACTACAGCTTCAACTTCGACCTGATGCTGAACTTCGAAGGCAACACCGCGCCATACCTGCTGTACGCCTATACCCGGGTGGCCGGCGTGTTCCGCAAACTCGGCAAGGACTTCAGCGAAGTCGAAGGGCAGATCGTCCTCGAAGCGCCGCACGAGCATGAGCTGGCAGCGAAACTGGCGCAGTTCGGCGAAATCCTGAATAACGTGGCGGACAAAGGTACACCGCACATCCTCTGCACCTACCTGTACGATGTTGCCGGCCTGTTCTCCAGCTTCTACGAGAACTGCCCGATCCTCGGCGCCGACACCCCGGCGCAAATGCAGAGCCGTCTGCGCCTTGCCGCGTTGACCGGCCGCACTCTCAAGCAAGGCCTGGAACTCTTGGGTCTGGAAACTCTGGAGCGTATGTAA
- a CDS encoding primosomal protein N' — protein MPNAILRLALPSPLRRLFDYRAPAGVLRAQLHPGMRLRVPFGRREMIGILVEVTDTSEVPAEKLKPALALLDVTPPLPPALFKLCLWTSQYYQHSLGDTLSWALPVLLRQGELAEARQERFWSAAPGASLDDPRIARAPRQREALATLAQHPHGVAHQLLSKLMLSKDSLDLLLAKDLVQVEIRKHAPGARHERWLAQPELPLNPEQRAAYEAIRAGFDSYHAFLLAGVTGSGKTEVYLQLIRETLEAGKQALVLIPEINLGPQTLARFEQRFNARIALIHSAVNDRERLDAWLAARDGEADIIIGTRSALFTPMKNPGLIIIDEEHDGSYKQQEGLRYHARDLALVRARQENIPIVLGSATPSLESLQNAYTGRYGLLRLNERAGGAKQPRFLRLDVKSRPLDSGISGPMQQAIGQTLAAGQQVLVFLNRRGFAPTLLCHDCGWMSECQRCDARMTVHQRSGELRCHHCGYVERVPRHCPKCGKVDLRPVGAGTERAEERLGILFPDVPVLRVDRDSTSRKDAMNQLFATIQKGQPCILVGTQMLAKGHHFPRVTLVSILDADGGLFSGDFRASERMAQLIVQVAGRAGRAEEPGKVIIQTHLADHPLLVQLTEQGYFAFAEQALSERRSAGLPPFAHLALLRAEAHKPGQAEGFLDEACSEAERLLAEQHLTGIELLGPVPAPMERRAGRYRAQLLLQATARAPLHRLLSSWLLALEQMPSGRAVRWSLDVDPVDLY, from the coding sequence GTGCCCAACGCTATTCTGCGCCTCGCCCTGCCTTCGCCCCTGCGCCGCCTGTTCGACTATCGCGCCCCGGCCGGAGTCCTGCGCGCCCAGCTTCACCCGGGCATGCGTTTGCGGGTGCCATTCGGTCGGAGGGAGATGATCGGGATTCTGGTAGAGGTCACCGACACCAGCGAAGTGCCGGCAGAAAAGCTCAAACCGGCCCTGGCCCTGCTCGACGTCACGCCGCCGCTCCCCCCCGCGCTGTTCAAGCTGTGCCTGTGGACCTCTCAGTATTACCAGCACAGCCTCGGCGACACATTGAGCTGGGCGCTGCCGGTGTTGCTGCGTCAAGGCGAACTGGCAGAAGCCCGCCAGGAGCGTTTCTGGTCCGCCGCCCCCGGCGCCAGCCTCGATGATCCGCGCATCGCCCGCGCCCCGCGGCAACGTGAAGCCCTGGCGACCCTGGCCCAGCACCCCCACGGTGTCGCCCATCAGCTGCTGAGCAAACTGATGCTGAGCAAGGACAGCCTCGATCTGTTGCTGGCCAAAGACCTCGTGCAGGTGGAAATCCGCAAACACGCCCCCGGCGCTCGCCACGAACGCTGGCTGGCGCAACCGGAATTACCGCTCAACCCCGAGCAGCGTGCTGCTTACGAGGCGATTCGCGCCGGGTTCGACAGTTATCACGCGTTCCTGCTGGCCGGCGTCACCGGCAGCGGCAAGACCGAAGTCTATTTACAGCTGATCCGCGAAACCCTCGAGGCCGGCAAGCAAGCCCTGGTGCTGATCCCGGAAATCAACCTCGGCCCGCAAACCCTGGCGCGCTTCGAACAGCGCTTCAATGCGCGCATCGCGCTGATCCATTCCGCGGTCAACGACCGCGAGCGCCTGGACGCCTGGCTGGCCGCACGGGACGGCGAAGCCGACATTATTATCGGCACCCGCTCGGCGCTGTTCACGCCGATGAAAAACCCCGGCCTGATCATCATCGATGAAGAGCACGACGGTTCCTATAAACAGCAGGAAGGGCTGCGCTACCACGCCCGCGACCTGGCGCTGGTTCGCGCCCGGCAGGAAAACATCCCGATCGTGCTCGGCTCCGCTACGCCGTCGCTGGAAAGCCTGCAAAACGCCTACACCGGTCGTTACGGCCTCTTACGCCTGAATGAGCGCGCCGGTGGCGCCAAGCAACCGCGCTTCCTGCGCCTGGATGTGAAAAGTCGTCCACTGGACAGCGGCATTTCCGGACCGATGCAGCAAGCCATCGGTCAGACTCTCGCCGCCGGCCAGCAGGTGTTGGTATTTCTCAACCGCCGAGGGTTCGCCCCGACGCTGCTCTGCCACGATTGCGGCTGGATGTCCGAATGCCAGCGCTGCGACGCGCGAATGACCGTGCACCAGCGCTCGGGCGAACTGCGTTGCCACCACTGTGGCTACGTCGAACGCGTGCCCCGGCATTGCCCGAAGTGCGGCAAGGTCGACCTCCGACCGGTAGGCGCCGGTACCGAGCGCGCCGAGGAACGCCTGGGGATTCTGTTCCCGGACGTCCCGGTACTGCGGGTCGACCGCGACAGTACTTCACGCAAAGACGCGATGAATCAGTTGTTCGCGACCATCCAGAAAGGCCAGCCGTGCATTCTGGTCGGCACGCAGATGCTTGCCAAAGGACACCACTTTCCTCGGGTGACCCTGGTGTCGATTCTCGATGCCGATGGCGGACTCTTCTCCGGCGACTTCCGCGCCAGCGAGCGCATGGCGCAGTTGATCGTCCAGGTCGCCGGGCGCGCGGGGCGGGCCGAAGAGCCGGGTAAAGTGATCATCCAGACGCACCTGGCCGACCATCCGCTGCTGGTGCAGTTGACCGAACAGGGCTATTTCGCCTTTGCCGAACAGGCGTTGAGCGAACGCCGCTCCGCGGGTCTGCCGCCGTTTGCGCATCTTGCGCTGCTGCGGGCCGAAGCGCACAAACCGGGGCAGGCCGAAGGCTTTCTGGATGAGGCGTGCAGCGAGGCCGAGCGACTGCTGGCCGAGCAGCATCTGACCGGTATCGAGTTGCTGGGGCCGGTACCGGCGCCAATGGAACGACGGGCCGGGCGCTATCGCGCGCAGTTGTTGCTGCAAGCCACGGCCCGGGCGCCGTTGCATCGATTATTGAGCAGTTGGTTGCTGGCTTTGGAGCAGATGCCGAGTGGGCGAGCGGTGCGGTGGTCTTTGGATGTCGACCCTGTGGATTTGTATTGA
- the rpmE gene encoding 50S ribosomal protein L31 encodes MKADIHPEYPAVDVTCSCGNKFETRSTYGKALAIDVCNECHPFYTGKQKTLDTGGRVQRFADRFGAFGAKKA; translated from the coding sequence ATGAAAGCCGATATCCATCCAGAATACCCAGCAGTTGACGTAACTTGCAGCTGCGGCAACAAGTTCGAAACCCGTTCGACCTACGGCAAAGCCCTGGCGATCGACGTTTGCAACGAATGCCACCCGTTCTACACCGGTAAGCAAAAGACTCTGGACACTGGCGGCCGCGTTCAGCGTTTCGCAGACCGTTTCGGTGCTTTCGGCGCGAAAAAGGCCTAA
- a CDS encoding thermonuclease family protein produces the protein MLMKKASLAGAFFMSAIWLSAAQAFCPAPSGLTPVAVQRVVDGDTLRLSDGRSVRMIGLNTPELGKHGRSDEPFAVAARKRLEALVAASDGRVGLLPGKESKDHYGRTLAHVYGVDGTNLEAQMLAEGLGFQVAVAPNVDLVGCQQAAERSARQAGLGLWRQSPVLKAEQINASGFAVLSGRVSKVQRNRGGVWIELQDSVVLRVAPNRLGQFDDASLEKLKGKQIEARGWVVDRSRRGGLKPGQARWLLPLTDPAMLQVAP, from the coding sequence ATGCTGATGAAAAAGGCGTCCCTCGCGGGCGCCTTTTTTATGTCTGCGATTTGGCTTTCCGCTGCCCAGGCCTTCTGCCCGGCGCCGAGCGGGCTGACGCCGGTCGCGGTGCAGCGGGTGGTGGATGGCGACACCTTGCGTCTGAGCGATGGACGCAGTGTGCGCATGATCGGTTTGAACACTCCGGAGCTGGGCAAGCATGGTCGTTCCGACGAGCCGTTCGCCGTGGCCGCGCGCAAGCGCCTGGAAGCCCTGGTGGCCGCCAGCGACGGGCGGGTCGGTTTGCTGCCGGGTAAAGAAAGCAAGGACCATTACGGTCGCACCCTGGCCCATGTCTACGGCGTCGACGGTACCAACCTCGAAGCACAGATGCTTGCTGAAGGTCTCGGTTTTCAGGTCGCGGTAGCGCCGAACGTCGATTTGGTCGGCTGCCAGCAAGCGGCGGAACGCAGTGCCCGTCAGGCCGGCCTCGGGCTGTGGCGACAATCACCTGTACTGAAAGCGGAGCAGATCAACGCGTCAGGCTTCGCCGTGCTCAGTGGTCGTGTGAGCAAAGTTCAGCGCAATCGCGGCGGGGTTTGGATCGAGTTGCAGGATTCGGTTGTATTGCGGGTTGCACCCAATAGGCTGGGGCAATTCGATGATGCGTCGCTTGAGAAGCTCAAAGGCAAGCAAATCGAGGCTCGTGGCTGGGTCGTGGATCGTTCGCGCCGTGGCGGGCTGAAGCCCGGGCAGGCGCGCTGGCTTTTGCCGCTGACTGATCCGGCGATGCTGCAGGTCGCACCGTAA